The genomic stretch CCTCAGACCAAACCCCACGCGCGGTGTACTCCTCGGCCGGCCATTCCACATGGCGGCGGCCGCCGATGCCAAGCTCGTGCCAGTGGTGCGGCTCGGGCAGCGCCTGGTAAGGCCGGCCGGGCCGACGCCGGAGGGCCCGCTCCGCCTGTCGTGGCTCGACCGCTACCCCACCCAGATGGCGCTCATCGAGTCGCTCCACGTGTTCAAGCCCGACATGGCGCGGGAGGGCGATCGCCCGACGAGCGCCGTCGAGCAGGCCCTGGCGACGGCGCTCGTGGATTACTTCCCGCTGGCCGGTCGCCTCGCGGTGTCCGACGCCGGCGAGCCGCAGGTGGACTGCAGCGACGGCGGGGTCTGGTTCATCGAGGCGGCCGTCAGGTGCCGGCTGGAGGACGTGGACTACCTCGAGTACCCGCTCGCCGTCGACAAGGACGAGCTGCTCCCCCACCCGCGCCCCAAGCCCAGCCgcgaggaggagagcaagctcATCCTGCTAGTCCAGGTACGTGTCGCGCGTGTCGCATTGCGTTGCCTAGCTGTGTCCGACTGTCGGTGGTGTGGCTTTGGATTCTTACAGCTGTGACGTGAGCTAACTGGCCGTTGTGTCGCAGGTCACAACGTTCGACTGCGGCGGCTTCGTGGTGGGGTTCCGGTTCAGCCACGCGGTGGCGGACGGGCCCGGGGCGGCGCAGTTCATGGGCGCGGTGGGGGAGCTGGCGCGCGGGGCGGAGCACATCTCTGTAGCGCCGGCGTGGGGCCGCGACGCGATCCCGGACCCGGCGGGCGCGCTGGTGGGCGGCCTCCCGGACCCCGCGGGCGCCAAGCGGCTCGAGTACCTCGCCATCGACATCTCcgccgactacatcaaccacttcAAGGGCCAGTTCGCGGCGGCCACCGGCGGGGCCCGCTGCTCGGCGTTCGAGGTGCTCATCGCCAAGGCGTGGCAGAGCCGGACGCGCGCCGCGGGGTTCGACGAGGACTCCCCCGTGCACCTCTCCTTCGCCATGAACGCGCGGCCGCTGCTCCACGCCCGCCTCCCCGCAGGCTTCTACGGCAACTGCTACTACATCATGCGCGTCTCCTCAACGGCCGGGAAGgtggccgcctccaccatcaccGACGTCGTCAAGATCATCAAGGAGGGCAAGAAGCGGATGCCGTCGGAGTTCGCGCGGTGGGCTGCGGGCGAGATGGCCAGCGTCGACCCGTACCAGATCACCTCCGACTACCGGACTCTGCTCGTCTCCGACTGGACGCGGCTGGGCTTCGCCGAGGTGGACTACGGGTGGGGGCCGCCGGCCCACGTCGTGCCGCTGACAAACCTGGACTACATCGCCACGTGCATCCTCGTCAAGCCGTGGATTCACAAGCCAGGCGCGCGGCTCATCACGCAGTGCGTGACGTCCGACCGCGTCGCCGCTTTCCACGACGCCATGGTGGACACCAGCTAGCTCACCACTGCACGGTTGTTCGTTGGTTCCCTTCTTTTTTTTACAGCTCTATATATATAGTCGCCCATGCTGAAATTACAGCTTGGTTATTAGTAGCAACAACTTAATTGTATAATAGTATCGGAGTTGTAAACTAAGCAAGAATAATGGTGAACTGGTAGCGACGAAAAGTGTAAAAACGATGAAGAAAGAGTATGTATTATACTAATATTAATTATAGCTAGGTTTGGAAGCGGCATCCCGCGTAAGCTCACGAAAGCATTATCTAAAGCATTATCTGGTTCAAATTAGattattttcttaatttttttgcaAATAAGCTAACTAGTTTTGACTACGAAGCGGGGTGGGTCGCCCACCGCTTTGCATCCTAGTCTCCTAGAGGGAGGTGGAAGGAGCTCTAGGTTGTCTGGGGGTGTTGGTGGCTATGATGGCGAGGTGCTGTTGCAGTGGCGGTGTGAGCCAACATGGACAGTGTTGCCCCAATCCAGTGGCTAAAGATGAAAGTGTGATGCAATACAATCGAAGGTCTTAGCATCTTCGGTCGGTGCCGACAACGACGAAGCCTGTGGGTGTTAGTTCTCCATTAGTGGTGTGTTGCCACTTCCCTAGCTCTCACTTCAGTTTGGTATATGTCTCTGGGCCAAAGCTTAGGT from Lolium rigidum isolate FL_2022 chromosome 4, APGP_CSIRO_Lrig_0.1, whole genome shotgun sequence encodes the following:
- the LOC124708727 gene encoding acyl transferase 7-like, whose protein sequence is MAAAADAKLVPVVRLGQRLVRPAGPTPEGPLRLSWLDRYPTQMALIESLHVFKPDMAREGDRPTSAVEQALATALVDYFPLAGRLAVSDAGEPQVDCSDGGVWFIEAAVRCRLEDVDYLEYPLAVDKDELLPHPRPKPSREEESKLILLVQVTTFDCGGFVVGFRFSHAVADGPGAAQFMGAVGELARGAEHISVAPAWGRDAIPDPAGALVGGLPDPAGAKRLEYLAIDISADYINHFKGQFAAATGGARCSAFEVLIAKAWQSRTRAAGFDEDSPVHLSFAMNARPLLHARLPAGFYGNCYYIMRVSSTAGKVAASTITDVVKIIKEGKKRMPSEFARWAAGEMASVDPYQITSDYRTLLVSDWTRLGFAEVDYGWGPPAHVVPLTNLDYIATCILVKPWIHKPGARLITQCVTSDRVAAFHDAMVDTS